CTGGACTTTCACCGCACCATGGAGGACTACTGCGATGCCAAGGCGCAGCTGTTCCGCCAGTGCGAGGCCGCCGTCTGCAACGGCGATGACCCGTGGACGCCCCGGCTGCTGCGAGAATGTGCCTGCCCCGTGCTGCGCTACGGCACCGGGGACAGCAGCCGCCTGCGGGGGGAGAACCTCCGCTTGACGGCCCGGAGCGTGGCCTTTGACGCCCTTCTGGATGGGCGGCGCATCCCAGTGACCGTCCCCATTCCCGGCCGCTTCACCGTATATAACGCACTGGCGGCGCTGGGCATCTGCCATATGCTGGGCGTTCCGCCGGAGCAGGGGGCAGCAGCGCTGCAAACGGCCTCCGGCATCAAGGGACGCATGGAGGTGGTCCCCACGCCGGGCCTGCCGTGTACCGTCCTCATCGACTACGCCCATACGCCGGATGCGCTGGAAAACGTGCTGACAGCGGTGCGGGGCTTTGCCGAGGGCCGGGTGGTGGCGGTGTTTGGCTGCGGCGGCGACCGGGACCGGGAGAAGCGCCCGCAGATGGGCCGCATCGTCTCCCGGTTGGCGGATGTGGCGGTGGTCACCTCCGACAACCCCCGCTGGGAGCAGCCGGAGAAGATCATCGAGGATATCCTGCCGGGCCTGACCGGCCCCGGCGAGAGCGTCGTCATCTGCGACCGGCGGGAGGCCATCGGCTGGGTACTGAAAAACAGCCGCCCCAAGGACGTTATCGTCCTGTGCGGCAAGGGCCACGAGACGTATCAGGAGGTGTGCGGCGAAAAGCGGCACATGGATGAGCGGGAACTGGTGGCGGCATACACCAACGGATAACACCGCCCTGCGGGGCGAGAGGGAGAGAAGAATATGTATATTATACTGGCAGGCGTTATCAGCCTTATCGTGACACTCATCGCAGGAAAGCTGCTGATCCCGGCACTGGTGAAGCTGAAGGCGGGACAGAGCATCAAGGAGATCGGTCCCACCTGGCACATGACCAAGCAGGGGACACCCACCATGGGCGGCCTCATGTTCATCATCGGCATCGGCGTGGCCATTCTGGCGGCGGGCTGGCCGGAGATGCTGGAGGGCCGCTTCACCCACCTGTATGTCTACGCCTTTGCACTGGTGTTCGGCGTCATCGGCTACATCGACGACTATCAGAAGGTGAAGCACCATCAGAATACCGGCCTGACGGCCCCTCAGAAGTTCATTCTTCAGTTGGCGGCGGCGGTGGCCTTCCTGTGCCTTATGCGCTACGAGGGGATGCTGAGCCCCAACCTGTATATCCCCTTCTTCAACACCCACATCGTCATGAACTGGGTGGTGTATATGATCTTCGCTGCCTTCGTCATCGTGGGTACGGTGAACGCCGTCAACATCACCGACGGACTGGACGGCCTGTCCTCCAGCGTGACGCTGCCGGTGGCGCTGTTCTTTGCGGTGATGGGTGCCGTGTGGGGCGGCTTCACGCAGCTGGGTGTCTTTGCCGGGGCCATGTTCGGCGGCCTGCTGGGCTTTCTGTACTATAATCACTATCCCGCCAAGGTGTTCATGGGCGATACCGGCTCCCTGTTTCTGGGGGGCGCCATTGCGGCGCTGGCCTTCGCCTACGATATGCCGCTGATCCTGCTGCTGGTGGGCTTCGTATACCTGTGCGAGACCCTGTCCGATATCATACAGGTGGCCTACTTCAAGGCCACCCACGGCAAGCGCATCTTCAAGATGGCGCCGCTGCACCACCACTTCGAGATGTGCGGCTGGAACGAGAAGAAGATCGTGGCGGTGTTCACCGCCGTCAGCGCCCTGATGTGCCTGCTGGCCTATTGGGGCGTGGCCGACCGCTTCTCCCTGTAACGCTTCACTGACATTCTGTGGGAAAGGAGGGATCCCTATGCCCAATACGGTACGCCGCCCCGACGACGACAGACGCCGCCGGGAGGCCCAGCGCCGCCGCCAGAGAGAGGAGGCGGAGCGCCGGGAGCAGATACGCATCAGCCGGGACCACCGGCAGCGCACCACCCAGATGGAGCGCCAGTCCCTCATGGGACCCATGGATCTTCCCTTCCTGCTTCTGACGCTGCTGCTCACCGGCGTGGGGCTGGTGATGGTGTTTTCCGCCAGCTTTCCATCGGCCTATTATGAGACCGGCGACGGGGCATACTACTTCAAACGCCAGCTGATCTTTGCGGTGCTGGGGCTGTTTGCCATGGTGGTCATGTCCCGCATCAACTACCAGCGGCTGCGAGGGGCCTCCAAGCTGCTGCTGGGCTTTGCCGTCTTCCTGCTGGTGCTGGTGATCGTGCCGAAGAACCCTCTGGCCATCACCAATAACAACGCCACCCGCTGGCTGGGGACGGAGGGTTTCTCCTTCCAGCCCTCCGAGATCGCCAAGCTGGCGGTGGTGGTCTACTTTGCCGACAGCATCTCCAAGAAAAAACGGAAAATGGAGACCTGGCGCTACGGCATCGTGCCGTATCTGGCGGTGCTGGGACTGATCGCCATTCTGATGATGCTGGAGCCTCACCTGTCCGGCACCATCCTCATCGTGGGGACGGGCATCGTCATGATGATCGTGGGCGGCATCCAGCGCTGGCTGGTGGCCGCTGGTCTGGGCGGCGTGGGCATCGTGGCGGTGCTGTATGTGCAGCTGGTGGAAAAGGGCATCATTCAATACGGTAAGGGCCGTATCGATACTTGGCGTGACCCCTTCAACGAGGCGTGGTTCCACGGCGACGGCTGGCAGATCAGCCAGAGCCTCATCGCCATCGGCTCCGGCGGCCTGCTGGGCGTGGGGCTGGGCAAGAGCCGACAGAAGTTCCTCTATCTGCCGGAGGAGCACAATGACTGCATCTTTGCGGTGGTGTGCGAGGAGCTGGGTCTCATCGGGGCCTGCGTGGTGATGCTGCTGTTTGTGCTGCTGATCCTCCGTGGCTTCTGGATCGCCCTCCACGCCAAGGACCGCTTCGGCACCCTGATGGTGGTGGGCATCATGACCCTCATCAGTCTACAGACCTTTTTGAACATTGCGGTGGTCACGGGACTGATTCCCGCCACCGGTATCTCATTGCCGTTTTTCAGCTACGGCGGCACGGCGCTGGCGCTGCAATTATTTGAAATGGGCATCGTGCTCAGCGTATCCCGCCAGATCCCGGCGCCCCGCAACGGTTAGGAGGAAGCTATATGAACGTGATCTTTACCTGCGGCGGCACGGCGGGCCATGTGAACCCGGCGCTGGCGCTGGCGGGCTATATGCAGGAGCGGCATCCGGATCTGCGGGTGCTGTTCGTGGGAACGCCCCGTGGTATGGAACGGGGGCTCATCGAAAAGGCGGGATACGACTTCCGCTCCATCGAGGTCTCCAGCTTTCAGCGGTCCCTGTCTCCGTCGGGCATCGCCCACAACGTGAAAAGCCTTAAAAATCTGGCGCTGGCCGGCTCCAGAGCCCGTGCCATCCTCCGGGACTTCCGACCCGATCTGGTGGTGGGGACCGGCGGCTACGCCAGCTATCCCATGGTGAAATACGCCGCCAAGGAGGGCATCCCCACGGCAGTCCACGAGTCCAATATGGTCCCCGGCCTTACCACTAAAATGCTGGAGGGCTATGCCGGGTGCATCATGGTGGGCTTCGAGGAGTGCCGCCAGCACTATAAGCACCCGGAGAAGATCGTGGTCACCGGCACACCGGTGCGGGGCGACTTCTTCCGCCAGACCAGGGAGCAGGCCCGGCAGAAGCTGGGGCTTACCGATGACCGGCCGCTGGCCGTCTCCTTCTGGGGCAGTCTCGGCGCACGATTCATGAACGAGCATATGCTGGACTTCTTCCGCTTGGAGGCGAGGGACGGAATGCCCTTTCACCACATCCACGCCGCCGGCAAGGGCAGTTGGGATACCATGCGCCAGACGCTGGAGGCAGAGCAGCTGACGAAGACACCGGGACTGGATGTCCGGGAGTATATCTACGACATGGCGGATGTCATGCGTGCGGCGGATCTGGTGATCTGCCGGGCGGGAGCCTCCACCGTCAGCGAGCTGACGGCGCTGGCAGTCCCGGCGGTGATCGTCCCCTCCCCCTACGTCACCAACAACCATCAGGAGAAGAATGCCCGGATCCTGGAAAAGCACGGCGGCGCACAGGTCATTCTGGAGAAGGATGCCACCGGCGAAGCCCTCTACCGGGCCGCCGGAGAGATCCTCCGCTCCCCGGAGCTGCGCCGCAGCATGAGCGCCGGCATGGCGGAGCTGGGCATCCCCGACGCCACGGAACGCATCTATCGGACCGTCATGGCCCTGCGGAAGTAACACCACACATTGTCCCCCTGCATAGGATGGCGAAAACGCTAAGAAAGGCGGGGGCATATGAGTGCGATCATCATCCGGGGCGGGCGGCCCCTCTCTGGCAGCCTGACGGTGCAGGGGGCCAAAAACAGCGTGCTGCCCATTCTGGCAGCCACCCTTTTGAGCGGGGAGGTGTGCCGCATCCGGCACTGTCCCCGTCTGCGGGACGTGGAGACGGCCATGGAGATCCTGCGGCATCTGGGCTGCCGTGCGGACTGGCAGGGCAGAGACCTGCTGGTGGACGCCGCAGACCTGACCCGTTGGGATGTACCGGATCACCTCATGAGCCGGATGCGCTCGTCGGTGGTGTTTCTGGGAGCCA
The genomic region above belongs to Vescimonas coprocola and contains:
- a CDS encoding UDP-N-acetylmuramoyl-L-alanyl-D-glutamate--2,6-diaminopimelate ligase, which produces MDLRALLAGLTSAAVPQVPEVTGVCCDSQRIRPGDVFVAIPGFREDGRCHIAEAKARGAVCVLSREPVQELPWAAVQDPRRALAEVSARLYRHPDRELAVVGVTGTNGKTTTTCLVRHILRQTLGVRVGLIGTIRNLIDETELETERTTPESCDVYRLLRQMADAGCRYGVMEVSSHALALERVRGINFRVGAFTNLTRDHLDFHRTMEDYCDAKAQLFRQCEAAVCNGDDPWTPRLLRECACPVLRYGTGDSSRLRGENLRLTARSVAFDALLDGRRIPVTVPIPGRFTVYNALAALGICHMLGVPPEQGAAALQTASGIKGRMEVVPTPGLPCTVLIDYAHTPDALENVLTAVRGFAEGRVVAVFGCGGDRDREKRPQMGRIVSRLADVAVVTSDNPRWEQPEKIIEDILPGLTGPGESVVICDRREAIGWVLKNSRPKDVIVLCGKGHETYQEVCGEKRHMDERELVAAYTNG
- the murG gene encoding undecaprenyldiphospho-muramoylpentapeptide beta-N-acetylglucosaminyltransferase, translated to MNVIFTCGGTAGHVNPALALAGYMQERHPDLRVLFVGTPRGMERGLIEKAGYDFRSIEVSSFQRSLSPSGIAHNVKSLKNLALAGSRARAILRDFRPDLVVGTGGYASYPMVKYAAKEGIPTAVHESNMVPGLTTKMLEGYAGCIMVGFEECRQHYKHPEKIVVTGTPVRGDFFRQTREQARQKLGLTDDRPLAVSFWGSLGARFMNEHMLDFFRLEARDGMPFHHIHAAGKGSWDTMRQTLEAEQLTKTPGLDVREYIYDMADVMRAADLVICRAGASTVSELTALAVPAVIVPSPYVTNNHQEKNARILEKHGGAQVILEKDATGEALYRAAGEILRSPELRRSMSAGMAELGIPDATERIYRTVMALRK
- the ftsW gene encoding putative lipid II flippase FtsW, which encodes MPNTVRRPDDDRRRREAQRRRQREEAERREQIRISRDHRQRTTQMERQSLMGPMDLPFLLLTLLLTGVGLVMVFSASFPSAYYETGDGAYYFKRQLIFAVLGLFAMVVMSRINYQRLRGASKLLLGFAVFLLVLVIVPKNPLAITNNNATRWLGTEGFSFQPSEIAKLAVVVYFADSISKKKRKMETWRYGIVPYLAVLGLIAILMMLEPHLSGTILIVGTGIVMMIVGGIQRWLVAAGLGGVGIVAVLYVQLVEKGIIQYGKGRIDTWRDPFNEAWFHGDGWQISQSLIAIGSGGLLGVGLGKSRQKFLYLPEEHNDCIFAVVCEELGLIGACVVMLLFVLLILRGFWIALHAKDRFGTLMVVGIMTLISLQTFLNIAVVTGLIPATGISLPFFSYGGTALALQLFEMGIVLSVSRQIPAPRNG
- the mraY gene encoding phospho-N-acetylmuramoyl-pentapeptide-transferase encodes the protein MYIILAGVISLIVTLIAGKLLIPALVKLKAGQSIKEIGPTWHMTKQGTPTMGGLMFIIGIGVAILAAGWPEMLEGRFTHLYVYAFALVFGVIGYIDDYQKVKHHQNTGLTAPQKFILQLAAAVAFLCLMRYEGMLSPNLYIPFFNTHIVMNWVVYMIFAAFVIVGTVNAVNITDGLDGLSSSVTLPVALFFAVMGAVWGGFTQLGVFAGAMFGGLLGFLYYNHYPAKVFMGDTGSLFLGGAIAALAFAYDMPLILLLVGFVYLCETLSDIIQVAYFKATHGKRIFKMAPLHHHFEMCGWNEKKIVAVFTAVSALMCLLAYWGVADRFSL